From Butyricimonas paravirosa, one genomic window encodes:
- a CDS encoding RagB/SusD family nutrient uptake outer membrane protein has protein sequence MRTILLFFISCLCFGCSDFLDEVDKDKLIPTTTDHYAAVLLNCHRYDYPLFNGVEYMTDNLTEYAYVPEDDKKDIKPLYTWQLEVELNENGNEITTNNDAWQKMYKNIAIANYVLELIEEAEGTDVEKMFIKGEAYFVRALHYFNLLNLYGVPYNEATMRGDLGVPLRLNIGVEQTYGRNTVYECYEQIEKDLTEASRLLKESGITKSKFHPSLGACEFLFSRIYLYQEKWEKAITASTNAIAQGALSRPIEGLYIHTENPEILYTGCIYGGLNASNFDKGWQVNPELIELYDAGDARLKSFFTSVDGKVGTVYYSRKNESTFSNIGFCNFRVAEAYLNRAEAYVQSGEIEKAREDMKVLLNTRYQKANSYIIPTEETELLNFILVERRKELCFEEHHRWFDLRRMVDCPTIKHVFSLTDATGNVLGRQTYTLLPHEPNYTLPIPMRERENNPLIRNNERYEKLPETDSDIIIP, from the coding sequence ATGAGAACTATACTTTTATTCTTTATATCGTGTTTATGCTTTGGATGTAGTGATTTTCTTGACGAAGTGGATAAAGATAAATTAATCCCGACGACAACAGATCATTATGCAGCTGTTTTGCTGAATTGTCATCGTTATGATTATCCTTTATTTAATGGCGTGGAGTACATGACAGATAATTTGACAGAATATGCTTATGTGCCAGAGGATGATAAAAAAGATATAAAACCTTTGTATACTTGGCAATTGGAGGTCGAATTAAATGAAAATGGTAATGAAATAACCACGAACAATGATGCGTGGCAGAAAATGTATAAGAATATAGCGATTGCTAACTATGTTCTAGAGTTAATAGAGGAGGCTGAGGGAACGGATGTAGAAAAAATGTTTATCAAAGGGGAAGCTTATTTTGTACGGGCTTTACATTATTTTAATCTGTTGAATCTGTATGGTGTGCCTTATAATGAAGCTACAATGCGTGGAGATTTGGGAGTTCCTTTGCGTTTGAATATTGGTGTGGAGCAAACATACGGTCGAAATACTGTGTACGAATGTTATGAACAAATTGAAAAAGATTTGACCGAGGCATCTCGTTTGCTGAAAGAAAGTGGTATTACGAAAAGTAAATTCCATCCCTCGCTAGGAGCTTGTGAGTTTCTATTTTCTCGGATTTATCTTTATCAAGAGAAGTGGGAGAAAGCAATCACGGCATCAACAAATGCTATTGCTCAGGGTGCTTTGAGCCGTCCGATTGAGGGGTTATACATACATACGGAGAATCCCGAAATTCTTTATACGGGCTGTATTTATGGAGGATTAAATGCTAGTAACTTTGATAAGGGATGGCAAGTAAATCCCGAATTGATAGAATTGTATGATGCGGGGGATGCTCGTTTGAAGAGTTTCTTTACTAGTGTTGATGGTAAAGTGGGTACCGTATATTATTCGAGAAAAAACGAGAGTACTTTTTCTAATATCGGTTTTTGTAATTTTAGGGTGGCTGAAGCTTATTTAAATCGAGCAGAGGCTTACGTGCAATCCGGGGAGATAGAAAAAGCTAGAGAGGATATGAAAGTATTACTGAATACTCGTTATCAAAAGGCTAATTCGTATATTATCCCAACGGAAGAAACTGAATTGTTAAATTTTATTCTAGTAGAGCGTCGTAAGGAATTGTGTTTTGAAGAACATCATCGATGGTTTGATTTGAGACGAATGGTTGATTGCCCCACGATTAAACATGTATTTTCTCTGACGGATGCGACAGGAAATGTTTTGGGTCGACAAACTTATACATTATTACCTCATGAACCGAATTATACGTTGCCCATCCCGATGAGAGAAAGGGAGAATAACCCGTTAATTCGCAATAACGAGCGTTATGAGAAATTACCGGAAACGGATAGTGACATTATAATACCTTAA